In the Thermodesulfobacteriota bacterium genome, GAACCCACGGCGACCACCCCATCATCGTGCTCACGGCCTCGGGGGTCCGGGAGGCCTTCGACATGACCGTGCGGGCCTTCAACCTGGCCGAGAAGTACCGGAACCCCGTGATCCTCCTCCTGGACGAGGTGGTGGGTCACATGCGGGAGAAGGTGCGCCTGCCCGCCCCCGAGGCCGTCGAGCGCCTGGAGCGCATCCGCCCGAGCGTGCCCCCCGAGTGGTACGCGCCCTACGAGGAGACCAACACGGGCGTACCGCCCATGGCCGCCTTCGGCGACGGGTACCGCTACCACGTGACCGGGCTCGTCCACGACCGCATGGGGTTTCCCACCCAGAAACGCACCGAGATCCTGGCGGGCACCGACCGCCTCTTCAAGAAGATCGAGCGGGGCTTCCGGGAGATTTGCCTCACCGAGGCCGTGGGGCTCGAAGACGCCACCGCCGCCGTGGTCGCCTACGGCTCGGTGGCCCGTAGCGCCCGGGAGGCGGTGGAGGCCGCCCGGGCCGAGGGACACAGGGTGGGGCTCCTGCGGCTCCAGACCCTGTGGCCCTTTCCCCGAGCGGCCTTCGAGCGGATTTTGGGCGCCGAGGGGGTGCGCGCGCTCCTGGTGTGCGAGATGAACCGGGGGCAGGTGTACCGGGAGGTGCTGCGGGTGGCCCGGGGGCGGTGCGAGGTGCACAAGCTCTCCAAGGTCGACGGCGAGGCCATCACCCCCCAGGAGATCGCCAAGGCCCTGCGGGAGGTGCGCTGATGGAGCTCTCCAACCGGCAGGTGATGCACGAGTACCTGCGCCACGCCAAGAAGTTCCCCCACATCTGGTGCCCCGGGTGCGGCAACGGCATCGTGCTCGGGGCGCTCCTTCGGGCGATCCACGGCATGGGCTGGAAGAAGGACGACGTGATGATGGCCAGCGGCATCGGCTGCTCGAGCCGGGCCCCGGTGTACGTGGACTTCAACACCCTGCACACCGCCCACGGCCGGGCACTCACCTTCGCCACCGG is a window encoding:
- a CDS encoding 2-oxoacid:acceptor oxidoreductase subunit alpha; this translates as MSRDAARELLLQGNEAVVEGAIAAGCRFYAGYPITPSTEIAEALSVRLPALDGTFIQMEDEIASLGACLGASLAGAKTMTATSGPGFSLMQELIGYGCIAEIPTVIVNVMRAGPSTGLPTSPSQGDVMQARWGTHGDHPIIVLTASGVREAFDMTVRAFNLAEKYRNPVILLLDEVVGHMREKVRLPAPEAVERLERIRPSVPPEWYAPYEETNTGVPPMAAFGDGYRYHVTGLVHDRMGFPTQKRTEILAGTDRLFKKIERGFREICLTEAVGLEDATAAVVAYGSVARSAREAVEAARAEGHRVGLLRLQTLWPFPRAAFERILGAEGVRALLVCEMNRGQVYREVLRVARGRCEVHKLSKVDGEAITPQEIAKALREVR